A single region of the Paraburkholderia sprentiae WSM5005 genome encodes:
- a CDS encoding nitrate reductase associated protein: protein MGLNEAPLLFDFEVASSENFTYMPMSVRFNLDRFGLRITLAQWQQLPLEDRKLLARFPVEEDTQIEPNFDHALFEMLRTHANVEPEWFTPEESPVWRRTDSVPDAVAHQAGLAGLAAPSVARWAELDPFKRYVLAKLSRKADANHDFVPAMKEFGAAG, encoded by the coding sequence ATGGGACTCAACGAAGCACCGCTTCTGTTCGACTTCGAAGTCGCGTCTTCGGAGAATTTCACTTACATGCCGATGTCGGTGCGCTTCAATCTCGACCGTTTCGGGCTGCGCATCACGCTCGCGCAGTGGCAGCAGCTGCCGCTCGAAGACCGCAAGCTGCTCGCGCGTTTCCCGGTCGAAGAAGACACGCAGATCGAACCGAATTTCGATCACGCGCTGTTCGAGATGCTGCGCACGCACGCGAACGTCGAACCCGAGTGGTTCACGCCGGAGGAGTCGCCGGTTTGGCGTCGAACCGACAGCGTGCCCGACGCTGTCGCGCATCAGGCGGGGCTGGCCGGTCTCGCCGCGCCGAGCGTCGCGCGCTGGGCCGAGCTCGATCCATTCAAGCGCTACGTGCTCGCGAAGCTGTCGCGCAAGGCCGACGCGAATCACGATTTCGTGCCGGCGATGAAGGAGTTTGGAGCGGCCGGCTAG
- a CDS encoding aminoglycoside phosphotransferase family protein produces MTLPAIQDFTDTRLSLLKAWLQGHAARHALEPDTLVPASSDASFRRYFRLAGKAAQGNGAATLIAVDAPPPEKCREFAQIAQLLEAAGVHVPRVLEADFDAGFMLVTDLGTASYLGALTDAQAAGDTRAARTLMRDALDALIRWQLASREDVLPPFDEAFLHRELELMPEWFIGRHLGRELDAATRTLLDRTFALLIASARAQPQSFMLRDFMPRNLMIASAPNPVNPGVLDFQDAVYGPITYDVVSLLRDAFLSWDEAFELDCFAYYWERAKKAGLPVDADFGEFYRQLEWMGLQRHIKVLGLFCRINYRDGKAHYMNDLPRFIGYARKVAERYAPLRGFAKLLDDLEGRAQEIGYTF; encoded by the coding sequence ATGACGCTGCCTGCCATCCAAGACTTCACCGACACCCGTCTCTCCCTGCTCAAGGCCTGGCTGCAAGGCCACGCGGCGCGCCATGCGCTCGAGCCAGACACCCTCGTTCCGGCATCGTCCGACGCCAGTTTCCGCCGTTATTTCCGGCTTGCCGGTAAGGCTGCGCAAGGCAATGGCGCGGCCACGCTGATTGCCGTCGACGCGCCGCCGCCTGAAAAATGCCGCGAATTCGCGCAGATCGCGCAACTGCTCGAGGCTGCCGGCGTGCACGTGCCGCGCGTGCTCGAAGCCGACTTCGACGCGGGCTTCATGCTCGTCACCGATCTCGGCACCGCGTCGTACCTCGGCGCACTGACCGACGCGCAGGCCGCGGGCGACACCCGCGCGGCCCGCACGCTGATGCGCGACGCGCTCGACGCGCTGATCCGCTGGCAGCTCGCCTCGCGCGAAGACGTGCTGCCGCCGTTCGACGAAGCGTTCCTGCACCGCGAGCTGGAACTGATGCCCGAGTGGTTCATCGGCCGGCACCTCGGCCGCGAGCTCGACGCCGCCACGCGCACACTGCTCGATCGCACGTTCGCGCTGCTGATCGCGAGCGCGCGCGCCCAGCCGCAAAGCTTCATGCTGCGCGATTTCATGCCGCGTAATCTGATGATCGCCTCGGCGCCCAACCCGGTGAACCCCGGCGTGCTCGACTTCCAGGACGCGGTGTACGGACCGATCACGTACGACGTCGTGTCGCTGCTGCGCGACGCGTTCCTCAGCTGGGACGAGGCGTTCGAGCTCGACTGCTTCGCGTACTACTGGGAGCGCGCGAAAAAAGCCGGCCTGCCGGTCGATGCCGATTTCGGCGAGTTCTACCGCCAGCTCGAATGGATGGGGCTGCAGCGGCACATCAAGGTGCTCGGGTTGTTCTGCCGCATCAACTACCGCGACGGCAAGGCGCACTACATGAACGACCTGCCGCGCTTCATCGGCTATGCACGCAAGGTGGCGGAGCGCTATGCGCCGCTGCGCGGGTTCGCGAAACTGCTCGACGACCTGGAAGGCCGCGCGCAGGAAATCGGCTACACCTTCTGA
- the murU gene encoding N-acetylmuramate alpha-1-phosphate uridylyltransferase MurU, which translates to MTMSVKKAMIFAAGRGERMRPLTDACPKPLLEVGGKPLIVWQIERLARAGIRSIVINHAWLGAQLEAALGDGSRWQVELRYSPEHEALETAGGIAQALPLLTDDGADHVFVAVAGDVYTEYDYAALHARAGELKALPEAGMHLVMVPNPTFHPNGDFGLVDGLLSLEAQPRVTFGSFGLYDTRMFRDLPRGTRRALRPYYRDTIARGLASGELYEGVWENVGTQAQLEALDRLLRSR; encoded by the coding sequence ATGACGATGTCCGTGAAGAAAGCGATGATTTTCGCCGCGGGCCGCGGCGAGCGCATGCGTCCGTTGACGGACGCATGCCCGAAGCCCTTACTCGAAGTGGGCGGCAAGCCGCTGATCGTGTGGCAGATCGAACGGCTCGCACGCGCCGGCATCCGCAGCATCGTGATCAATCATGCGTGGCTCGGCGCGCAGCTCGAAGCCGCGCTCGGCGACGGTTCGCGCTGGCAGGTGGAGCTACGCTACTCGCCCGAGCATGAGGCGCTCGAGACCGCGGGCGGCATCGCCCAGGCGCTGCCGCTACTGACCGATGACGGCGCGGACCACGTGTTCGTCGCGGTGGCCGGCGATGTATATACCGAATACGACTACGCCGCGCTGCATGCACGCGCCGGCGAGCTGAAGGCGCTGCCCGAGGCCGGCATGCATCTGGTGATGGTGCCGAATCCAACGTTTCATCCGAACGGCGACTTCGGTCTCGTCGACGGCCTGCTGTCGCTCGAGGCGCAGCCGCGCGTCACGTTCGGCAGTTTCGGGCTCTACGACACGCGCATGTTCCGCGATCTGCCGCGCGGCACGCGGCGCGCGCTGCGCCCGTATTACCGTGACACGATCGCGCGTGGGCTGGCGAGCGGCGAGCTGTATGAGGGCGTGTGGGAGAACGTCGGCACGCAGGCGCAGCTGGAAGCGCTCGATCGGCTGTTGCGCTCGCGCTGA
- a CDS encoding sensor domain-containing protein, producing MIPYLSKRLLINIAVVVVAVGANAFVAYTQIGGQRDADARLQRSTSVRQNLDAYRAALDSALAALHGLKGSGKPVPPELAASMTKTLTSREHALHDELASEPDMSGALDNLSAARHALQDDVEDTLRNDASDPRGAGSAAPLDAPFDPSLERSADTAPSNSHLVLALERVEAALATLRREESRSLQTSLAASANDSERAMFVLLVTMLTGSALLMLTFGARENSAREKLHSARARVRNDERFRSLFDDHTVPMYIFDRDSLCFLAVNAAAIQQYGYTESEFLGMTIRAIRPNSEISRLEKHLQRSADLRQNHTMAGIWRHRRKDGSIISVNVSCHALNFMGRDAAFVLADDVTDQINAEAEAQRSNQMLEAVIDNIPQRIFWKDLNSRYLGCNMAFARDAGLAYPEQVVGKSDTDLAWRAFADLLNEQDRQVVSTGVPKMNVEVDFVIDGVHRTTVTSKLPFTDGNGQVIGVLGSYTDITERKRADLALRLQSRALDASVNAILITAPSPSGNLIEYVNPAFMRITGYDPAEVIGQDCRVLQRDDRDQEGVALIREALAANREVSAVVRNYRKDGALFWNQLFIAPVPNAEGVITHHIGVINDVTELIRYQEQLEYQANYDGLTRLPNRNLLRDRLEHALVVAQRHHTGVAVVFLDLDGFKNVNDSLGHSVGDRLLSVVAERLARCSRTSDTVARHGGDEFVIVMTDTVDEQSLITWMERVRASIAEPVWLDGTELYVGCSMGASLFPQDGEDAETLMKKADVAMYRAKDLGRNTFQFYQPEMNASAGARLNLERRLRRALRDKEFLLHYQPQVEIGSGQIVGIEALVRWHDPEVGLVPPSSFIPLAEESGLIGPLSEWVLREACRQNKAWQDQGLPPARVSVNLSARVFQQRDIAKLVTQVLDETGLEPKYLELELTESTIMRNAEEAVSMLNELHALGIGLAIDDFGTGYSSLSYLKRFPVDRLKIDRSFVSDIGMSGDDETITSAIIALAHSLKLQVIAEGVETSAQLDFLKERACDEMQGFYFARPLTTEAISELLHGGLERELEPA from the coding sequence ATGATTCCTTATTTATCGAAGCGGCTGCTGATCAATATCGCGGTCGTGGTCGTCGCGGTCGGTGCGAACGCGTTCGTCGCGTACACGCAGATTGGCGGGCAGCGCGACGCTGATGCGCGCCTGCAGCGCTCGACCAGCGTGCGCCAGAACCTCGATGCGTATCGCGCCGCGCTCGATAGCGCGCTCGCCGCGCTGCACGGCCTGAAAGGATCGGGCAAGCCGGTGCCGCCCGAGCTGGCCGCTTCGATGACGAAAACACTCACGAGCCGCGAGCACGCACTGCACGACGAGCTCGCGAGCGAGCCGGACATGTCCGGGGCGCTAGACAACCTGAGCGCGGCTCGGCACGCGTTGCAGGACGACGTCGAGGACACGCTGCGCAACGACGCGAGCGACCCGCGCGGCGCTGGCAGCGCGGCCCCTCTGGACGCACCATTCGACCCATCCCTCGAACGCTCCGCTGACACCGCGCCGTCAAACTCGCATCTTGTTCTCGCGCTCGAGCGTGTCGAAGCCGCGCTCGCCACCTTGCGCCGCGAGGAAAGCCGTTCGTTGCAGACTTCGCTCGCGGCATCGGCGAACGACAGCGAGCGCGCGATGTTCGTGCTGCTCGTGACGATGCTCACCGGCAGCGCGCTGCTGATGCTCACGTTCGGCGCGCGCGAGAACAGCGCGCGCGAAAAGCTGCACAGCGCCCGCGCGCGGGTGCGCAACGACGAGCGCTTTCGCAGCCTGTTCGACGATCACACGGTGCCGATGTACATCTTCGATCGCGACTCGCTGTGCTTTCTCGCCGTCAACGCGGCCGCGATCCAGCAATACGGCTACACGGAAAGCGAGTTTCTGGGGATGACGATTCGCGCGATCCGCCCGAACTCCGAAATCAGCCGCCTGGAGAAGCATCTGCAACGGAGCGCCGACCTGCGCCAGAACCACACGATGGCGGGTATCTGGCGGCATCGGCGTAAGGACGGCTCGATCATCAGCGTGAACGTGTCGTGTCACGCGCTGAACTTCATGGGCCGCGACGCCGCCTTCGTGCTGGCGGACGACGTGACCGACCAGATCAACGCCGAAGCCGAAGCGCAGCGCTCGAACCAGATGCTCGAAGCGGTGATCGACAACATACCGCAGCGCATCTTCTGGAAGGATCTGAACTCGCGCTATCTCGGCTGCAACATGGCGTTCGCGCGCGACGCGGGGCTCGCGTATCCCGAACAGGTGGTCGGCAAGAGCGACACCGACCTGGCGTGGCGCGCGTTCGCCGATCTGCTCAACGAGCAGGATCGCCAAGTCGTGAGCACCGGCGTGCCGAAGATGAATGTCGAGGTCGACTTCGTGATCGACGGCGTGCATCGCACGACGGTCACGAGCAAGCTGCCGTTCACCGACGGCAACGGCCAGGTGATCGGCGTGCTCGGCTCGTACACCGACATCACCGAGCGCAAGCGCGCCGATCTCGCGCTGCGTCTGCAAAGCCGTGCGCTCGACGCGAGCGTCAACGCCATCTTGATCACCGCGCCGTCGCCGTCGGGCAATCTGATCGAATACGTGAATCCGGCGTTCATGCGCATCACCGGCTACGATCCCGCCGAAGTGATCGGCCAAGACTGCCGCGTGCTGCAACGTGACGACCGCGACCAGGAGGGCGTCGCGTTGATCCGCGAAGCGCTCGCGGCGAACCGCGAGGTCAGCGCGGTGGTGCGCAACTATCGCAAGGACGGCGCGCTGTTCTGGAATCAGCTGTTCATCGCGCCGGTGCCGAACGCGGAAGGCGTGATCACGCATCATATCGGCGTCATCAACGACGTGACTGAGCTGATTCGCTATCAGGAGCAGCTCGAATACCAGGCCAACTACGACGGCCTCACGCGGTTGCCGAATCGCAACCTGCTGCGCGACCGGCTCGAACATGCGCTCGTCGTCGCGCAGCGGCACCATACGGGCGTCGCGGTGGTGTTCCTCGATCTCGACGGCTTCAAGAACGTCAACGACAGCCTCGGCCATAGCGTCGGCGACCGCCTGCTGAGTGTGGTCGCCGAACGGCTCGCGCGCTGCTCGCGCACGAGCGACACGGTTGCGCGCCACGGCGGCGACGAGTTCGTGATCGTGATGACCGACACCGTCGACGAGCAATCGCTGATCACGTGGATGGAGCGCGTGCGGGCGTCGATCGCCGAGCCGGTGTGGCTCGACGGCACCGAACTGTACGTCGGCTGCAGTATGGGCGCGAGCCTGTTCCCGCAGGACGGCGAGGATGCCGAAACGCTGATGAAGAAGGCCGACGTCGCGATGTACCGCGCGAAGGACCTGGGGCGCAACACGTTCCAGTTCTACCAGCCGGAGATGAACGCGAGCGCCGGCGCGCGCCTGAATCTCGAACGACGCCTGCGCCGCGCACTGCGCGACAAGGAGTTCCTGCTGCACTACCAGCCGCAGGTCGAGATCGGCAGCGGACAGATCGTCGGTATCGAGGCGCTGGTGCGCTGGCACGATCCCGAGGTCGGGCTGGTGCCGCCGTCGTCGTTCATTCCGCTGGCCGAGGAAAGCGGGCTGATCGGGCCGCTGTCGGAGTGGGTGCTGCGCGAGGCGTGTCGCCAGAACAAGGCGTGGCAGGATCAGGGCTTGCCGCCGGCACGCGTGTCGGTGAATCTGTCCGCGCGCGTGTTCCAGCAGCGTGACATCGCCAAGCTCGTCACCCAGGTGCTCGACGAGACCGGGCTCGAACCGAAGTATCTCGAACTCGAGCTGACCGAAAGCACGATCATGCGCAACGCGGAAGAAGCGGTGTCGATGCTCAACGAACTGCACGCACTCGGCATCGGTCTCGCGATCGACGACTTCGGCACCGGCTATTCGAGCCTCAGCTACCTGAAGCGCTTTCCGGTGGACCGCTTGAAGATCGATCGCTCGTTCGTGTCGGATATCGGCATGTCGGGTGACGACGAGACGATCACGTCGGCGATCATCGCGCTCGCGCATTCGCTGAAGCTGCAGGTGATCGCCGAGGGCGTGGAAACGTCCGCGCAACTCGACTTCCTGAAGGAACGCGCGTGCGACGAAATGCAGGGCTTCTATTTCGCCAGGCCGCTAACGACGGAAGCGATTTCCGAGTTGCTGCACGGCGGTTTGGAGCGGGAGCTGGAGCCAGCGTGA
- a CDS encoding LPS-assembly protein LptD: protein MPPRQLSDTTPSCAVVPRKRRLVAALIAVPGLMPALAHAQLVGEAAQPQAVYPPWGMQLAPQLEEHPLQTGQRPATFVLGDHTSGTIDQDLAAKGSAEVRHNTAVIKADALHYDQDTDMADAYGNVHVINTGNTFIGPEAHLRVDSTEGFMNAPKYHFTLTGGSGSAQRVDLLDAERSVFTQGTYTACACTDNPAWYIKGSEFDFDTGADEGVAYNSVLFFQGVPVFASPWLSFPLSGDRRSGLLPPTFSLSSTNGFELSVPYYFNIAPNRDLTVTPRLISKRGVQLQSTFRYLSPTYSGSITGEFLPDDRLTKTNRYAVYIQHNQNFGNGFGGYIYYNRVSDNTYPEDLSSSVNQFMNGTQLLYQQEAGLTYNNGPWSVLAREQHWQTLQPSVAPYGREPQLNVKYAKYNIGGFDFGAEADYTNFRITTADLSEGQRVVFNPYLSYSVVGPGYFVTPKVQWHFASYNLNNIGTDLANVPGAQKNFTESIPTFTFDTGLTFERSVRIFGADYIQTLEPRLYYVYTPYRNQNNAPLFDTAESDFGLAEIFTPNTFVGNDRIADANRVTVGLTTRFINASTGDERARFVIAQQYYFRDQRVTLTPTQTSTQATHSDLIAGASIKLGAGFASETAFQYNADNNQLTKTSVGFGFSPESGKVINVAYRYTRANTTLDNQPINQVLISGQWPLSHRMYGVGRFNYDVGGHRIVDGLVGLQYDADCWTLGAGIQRYANGLNTSGQNQSSTRFLAQLTFKGLSSVDNGLMTAFRSSVAGYTPLPPPPPPESRFTNYE from the coding sequence ATGCCGCCCAGACAGCTTTCCGATACCACTCCTTCCTGTGCAGTAGTGCCGCGCAAAAGGCGGCTCGTTGCGGCGTTGATCGCCGTTCCGGGCCTGATGCCCGCGCTTGCGCACGCCCAGCTGGTGGGGGAAGCTGCGCAACCGCAAGCGGTCTACCCGCCGTGGGGCATGCAGCTTGCCCCGCAGCTCGAAGAGCATCCGTTGCAAACGGGCCAGCGGCCGGCCACCTTCGTGCTCGGCGACCACACGAGCGGCACGATCGACCAGGACCTGGCCGCCAAGGGCTCGGCGGAAGTGCGCCACAACACGGCCGTGATCAAGGCCGACGCGCTGCACTACGACCAGGACACGGACATGGCCGATGCATACGGCAATGTGCACGTGATCAATACCGGCAATACCTTCATCGGACCCGAAGCGCATCTGCGCGTCGATTCGACCGAAGGCTTCATGAACGCGCCGAAGTACCACTTCACGCTGACGGGCGGCTCGGGCAGCGCGCAGCGCGTCGACCTGCTCGACGCCGAGCGCTCGGTGTTCACGCAGGGCACCTACACGGCGTGCGCGTGCACGGACAATCCGGCCTGGTACATCAAGGGCAGCGAGTTCGATTTCGACACCGGCGCGGACGAAGGCGTCGCCTACAACAGCGTGCTGTTCTTCCAGGGCGTGCCGGTGTTCGCGTCGCCATGGCTGTCGTTCCCGCTATCGGGCGATCGGCGCAGCGGCCTGTTGCCGCCCACGTTCTCGCTGAGCTCGACGAACGGTTTCGAGCTCTCGGTACCGTATTACTTCAATATCGCGCCGAATCGCGATCTGACGGTCACGCCGCGTCTGATCTCGAAGCGCGGTGTGCAGTTGCAAAGCACGTTTCGCTATTTGTCGCCGACGTATTCCGGATCGATCACCGGTGAATTTCTGCCCGACGATCGTCTGACGAAGACCAACCGCTACGCGGTGTACATCCAGCACAACCAGAATTTCGGTAACGGCTTCGGCGGCTACATTTATTACAACCGGGTGTCGGACAACACGTACCCGGAAGACCTGTCGTCGTCGGTCAACCAGTTCATGAACGGCACCCAGCTTCTGTATCAGCAGGAAGCCGGGCTGACCTACAACAACGGACCGTGGTCCGTGCTCGCGCGTGAGCAGCACTGGCAGACGCTGCAGCCGTCGGTCGCGCCGTACGGCCGCGAGCCGCAGTTGAACGTCAAGTACGCGAAGTACAACATCGGCGGCTTCGATTTCGGCGCCGAGGCCGACTACACGAACTTCCGTATCACCACCGCGGATCTGAGCGAAGGCCAGCGGGTGGTGTTCAACCCGTACCTGTCGTACTCGGTGGTGGGGCCGGGCTACTTCGTCACGCCAAAGGTGCAGTGGCACTTTGCGTCGTACAACCTGAACAACATCGGCACCGATCTGGCGAACGTGCCGGGGGCGCAGAAGAATTTCACCGAGTCGATTCCGACCTTCACGTTCGACACGGGACTGACGTTCGAGCGCTCGGTGCGCATTTTCGGCGCGGACTATATCCAGACGCTGGAACCGCGCCTGTACTACGTGTACACGCCGTACCGCAACCAGAACAACGCGCCGCTGTTCGATACCGCTGAATCCGACTTCGGTCTCGCGGAAATCTTCACGCCGAATACCTTCGTCGGTAACGACCGCATCGCCGACGCGAACCGCGTGACTGTCGGTCTCACCACGCGCTTCATCAACGCGTCCACCGGCGACGAACGCGCGCGCTTCGTGATCGCGCAGCAGTACTACTTCCGGGATCAGCGCGTTACGCTGACGCCGACCCAGACCAGTACCCAGGCCACGCACTCGGACCTGATCGCGGGTGCGTCGATCAAGCTGGGCGCCGGTTTCGCTTCGGAAACGGCGTTCCAATATAATGCGGACAATAACCAGCTCACGAAGACGAGTGTCGGCTTCGGGTTCAGTCCGGAGAGCGGCAAGGTCATCAACGTCGCCTACCGCTATACGCGTGCCAACACCACGCTCGACAACCAGCCGATCAATCAGGTGCTGATTTCGGGCCAATGGCCGCTGTCGCATCGGATGTACGGGGTCGGCCGGTTCAATTACGACGTGGGTGGCCACCGCATCGTCGACGGCCTGGTCGGCCTGCAATACGACGCGGACTGCTGGACGCTCGGCGCCGGCATCCAGCGCTATGCGAACGGCCTGAACACGTCGGGACAGAACCAGTCGAGCACGCGGTTCCTGGCGCAGTTGACGTTCAAGGGCTTGTCGAGCGTCGACAATGGGCTGATGACCGCGTTCCGCAGCAGCGTGGCCGGCTATACGCCGTTGCCGCCGCCGCCGCCGCCGGAGTCGCGGTTCACCAACTACGAATGA
- a CDS encoding ABCB family ABC transporter ATP-binding protein/permease, giving the protein MRRTPSSEPSPISTQPRNDWQTILSLLPYLATYKWRVGFALSCLIGAKVANLGVPIVMKRIVDSLASVRHLTALGRAQDAPGIVLLGGVGLLVVAYAVVRLSTSLFTELREMLFSKVTESAVRQLALKVFRHLHGLSLRFHLERQTGGMSRDIERGTRGITQLISYSLYSILPTLVEVGLVLGFFVVKYEAYYAIVTFVALAVYIVFTVKVTEWRTHFRRTMNELDSKANSRAIDSLLNYETVKYFGNEEWEASRYDENLKRYRAAAIKSQRSLSALNFGQQAIIGTGLVFILWRATQGVMAGRLTLGDLVLINTFMLQLYIPLNFLGVVYRELKQSLTDMDRMFSLLGAPQEVPDAPDAVALQVSGAQVRFDNVRFAYEPARQILHDVSFTIAAGTTTAVVGHSGSGKSTLARLLFRFYDLDRAAGGAIRIDGQDIRDVAQDSLRASIGIVPQDTVLFNDSIYYNIAYGRPSATRDEVIAAARAAHIHEFIESLPKGYDTPVGERGLKLSGGEKQRVAIARTILKNPPILLFDEATSALDSRSERAIQHELDLIARERTTLIIAHRLSTVVHAQQIIVMDKGRIVERGTHAELLRANGLFAQMWALQQRAAQTPEAVEGAETVGASESPAK; this is encoded by the coding sequence ATGCGCCGCACGCCTTCCTCCGAACCCTCGCCGATTTCCACCCAACCTCGCAACGATTGGCAGACTATCCTGTCGCTGCTGCCGTACCTCGCGACCTACAAATGGCGGGTCGGCTTCGCGCTCAGCTGCCTGATCGGCGCGAAGGTCGCGAACCTCGGCGTGCCGATCGTGATGAAGCGCATCGTCGATAGCCTCGCGTCGGTCCGGCATCTGACCGCGCTCGGCCGCGCGCAGGATGCGCCCGGCATCGTGCTGCTCGGCGGGGTCGGCTTGCTGGTGGTCGCGTATGCGGTGGTGCGGCTATCGACGTCGCTCTTCACCGAATTGCGCGAAATGCTGTTTTCGAAAGTGACGGAAAGCGCGGTGCGCCAACTCGCGCTGAAGGTGTTCCGCCATCTGCACGGGCTGTCGCTGCGCTTTCATCTGGAGCGGCAGACGGGCGGCATGTCGCGCGATATCGAACGCGGCACGCGCGGCATCACGCAACTGATTTCCTATTCGCTGTACAGCATCCTGCCGACGCTCGTCGAAGTCGGTCTCGTGCTGGGCTTTTTCGTCGTCAAATACGAGGCCTATTACGCGATCGTCACGTTCGTCGCGCTCGCGGTGTACATCGTGTTCACGGTGAAGGTCACCGAGTGGCGCACGCACTTTCGCCGCACGATGAACGAACTCGATTCGAAAGCGAATTCGCGCGCGATCGACTCGCTGCTCAACTACGAGACCGTCAAGTACTTCGGCAACGAGGAGTGGGAGGCGAGCCGTTACGACGAAAATCTGAAGCGCTACCGCGCGGCGGCGATCAAGTCGCAGCGCTCGTTGTCGGCGCTGAACTTCGGGCAGCAGGCGATCATCGGCACCGGGCTCGTGTTCATCCTGTGGCGCGCGACCCAGGGCGTGATGGCCGGACGCTTGACGCTGGGCGACCTGGTGCTGATCAACACGTTCATGCTACAGCTGTATATTCCGCTGAATTTTCTCGGTGTGGTCTATCGCGAGCTGAAGCAGAGCTTGACCGACATGGACCGCATGTTCTCGCTGCTCGGCGCGCCGCAGGAAGTGCCCGACGCGCCCGATGCGGTGGCCCTGCAGGTAAGCGGCGCGCAGGTGCGCTTCGACAACGTGAGATTCGCGTACGAGCCTGCGCGGCAGATTCTGCACGACGTCAGCTTCACGATCGCGGCCGGCACGACGACGGCGGTGGTCGGCCACAGCGGCTCGGGCAAGTCGACGCTCGCGCGGCTGCTATTTCGTTTCTACGATCTGGACCGCGCGGCGGGCGGCGCGATCCGGATCGACGGGCAGGACATCCGCGACGTCGCGCAGGATTCGCTGCGCGCGTCGATCGGCATCGTGCCGCAGGACACGGTATTGTTCAACGACTCGATCTACTACAACATCGCGTACGGGCGGCCGTCGGCCACGCGCGACGAAGTGATCGCGGCGGCGCGCGCCGCACATATCCACGAGTTCATCGAAAGTCTGCCGAAGGGCTACGACACGCCGGTCGGCGAGCGCGGGCTCAAGCTCTCCGGCGGTGAAAAACAGCGCGTCGCGATTGCGCGAACCATCCTGAAGAATCCGCCGATCCTGCTGTTCGACGAAGCGACGTCCGCGCTCGATTCGCGCTCCGAGCGCGCGATCCAGCACGAGCTCGACCTGATCGCGCGCGAACGTACGACGCTGATCATCGCGCACCGGCTGTCGACGGTCGTGCACGCGCAGCAGATCATCGTGATGGACAAGGGGCGCATCGTCGAGCGCGGCACGCACGCTGAGCTATTGCGCGCGAACGGTCTGTTCGCGCAGATGTGGGCGTTGCAGCAGCGCGCCGCGCAGACACCGGAGGCGGTGGAAGGGGCGGAAACCGTCGGCGCGAGCGAGAGCCCGGCGAAGTAA
- a CDS encoding glutathione S-transferase family protein translates to MKLIGMLDSPYVRRVAICMKLLALDFGHESISVFRTYDQFAKINPVVKAPTLVADNGTILMDSTVILQYLATLAGPTPLFPTQADAALRAAGLTGLALAACEKSVQIVYERNLRPQEKQHEPWVERVRAQLLAAYAGLEHELGEGPLPDTQEQFSAADVAVAVAWQFTHMMLPQAVSKADHPRLEEFSAFAENLPVFKDTPAE, encoded by the coding sequence ATGAAACTGATCGGAATGCTCGACTCGCCCTACGTGCGGCGCGTCGCCATCTGCATGAAGCTCCTCGCACTCGACTTCGGACACGAGTCGATTTCGGTATTCCGCACCTACGACCAGTTCGCGAAGATCAACCCGGTCGTGAAGGCGCCGACGCTCGTCGCCGACAATGGCACGATCCTGATGGATTCGACGGTGATCCTGCAGTATCTGGCGACGCTAGCGGGTCCCACCCCGCTGTTCCCGACGCAAGCCGATGCGGCGTTGCGCGCCGCGGGTCTGACGGGTCTCGCGCTCGCCGCGTGCGAAAAGAGCGTGCAGATCGTCTACGAGCGCAATCTGCGGCCTCAGGAGAAGCAGCACGAACCGTGGGTCGAGCGCGTGCGCGCGCAACTGCTCGCCGCCTATGCAGGACTCGAACACGAGTTGGGTGAAGGGCCGCTGCCCGATACGCAGGAGCAATTCAGCGCGGCGGACGTCGCCGTCGCCGTCGCATGGCAATTCACGCACATGATGCTGCCGCAGGCCGTCAGCAAGGCCGATCATCCGCGGCTCGAGGAGTTTTCCGCATTCGCGGAAAACCTGCCCGTGTTCAAGGACACGCCGGCGGAGTGA
- a CDS encoding acyl-CoA thioesterase — translation MTDLLQLPSKPCALRVMPQPSDANIHGDVFGGWIMAQVDIAGSIPASRRANGRVATIAVNSFLFKQPVFVGDLLSFYADIVKTGNTSVTVSVEVYAQRMRLAQEVVKVTEAILTYVATDSDRRPRALPVLD, via the coding sequence ATGACCGATCTTCTTCAACTTCCGTCCAAGCCGTGCGCGCTGCGCGTGATGCCGCAGCCATCGGATGCGAACATTCACGGCGACGTGTTCGGCGGCTGGATCATGGCGCAGGTCGACATCGCCGGCTCGATTCCGGCAAGCCGTCGCGCGAATGGGCGGGTCGCGACGATCGCGGTCAATTCTTTCCTGTTTAAGCAGCCGGTGTTCGTCGGCGATCTGCTCAGCTTTTACGCGGATATCGTGAAGACCGGCAATACCTCGGTGACGGTGTCGGTCGAAGTCTACGCGCAGCGCATGAGGCTCGCGCAGGAAGTCGTCAAGGTCACCGAAGCGATTCTCACCTACGTCGCCACCGACAGCGACCGCCGTCCGCGCGCGCTGCCCGTGCTGGACTGA